Part of the Halobaculum halobium genome, CGAGCAGGCGAAACTCCCGGAGGGTGTGGTAGTCGACCCGCCGGCGCAACGCCGGCGTCGCGTCGACGAGCCTGTCGAGGGCGCGCTGGTACTTCGGCTCGAAGCCGGCGTCCGCGCGCTCGACGGCGCCCGCTCGGGTGAGCGGTCGGCGGTGCTGTCCCGCGTCGAAGCGATCTGCGACGGCCTCGCACGCGCGTTCGCCGGCGACGCCGAGGCTCGGCTCTCGCGTCTCGTAGCTGAACTCGCTGCCCGCGACGTCGCATCGCTCGCGGACGGTGGCGACGACGCCCGGATACGACTCGTACTGCGCACGCACGTCGGGTGCGTACCACGCGTCGACGGAGTCGGGCGGTTCGGGCGCCGGAACGGTCGGCCGGCGGTCCGTCGGATCGGTCATTACGGCTCGTGCTTCGTAGTCGTATTTAATACTTTATTTTCAGAAATAATATGTGGCGTGGCGGTACGAGTCTCGATGACGCGCCAGCCCTGCAGTGAGCCCGAACAGGTATCGGCCGCTACGACGGCGCTGCCTTCCGACAGCTGGACCAGGAGATCGACACCGAGGACGCGCACGACCACGTGGCCGACGGCGTCGCCGACAACGAAGGAGTCCTCTTGATGAAGAGCGACGCCGCTGCCGGCGGACGGACCGGTCGTCCGCAGTCGAGGGTCAACGCGTGCGTGCCAGTGCGGTACGATGGAAGCTGATGGCCGCCTCCCGGTCGAGTTCGGGGTACATCGGGTTCGTCACCGTGCCGGTCGAGTCGACTGCGCTATCCGCGATGGCAAGCGCTCGAGAGAGCGGATCGATGTCGGGGGACCGGCGCACGGTCTCGTAGCCGGCCCGAAACGCCGCTCGCTCCGCGCTCGGGTCGTCGAGGTACCAGTCGACGACGAGGTACTCGACCTTCGCGACGGCGAGCGCGGCCGGCGCCACCATCGGCGACTCCCAGTCCAGCACCGCGGCGACGCCGCCCTCGTCGACGAGGGCGTTCCCCGGCCGGAGGTCCCACGGGAACAACACCGGTTCGGACGCCCGCCCGGCCGCGTCCCGCACGGCGTCTGCCGCGGCCTCGTCCAGTCGTCGCCGGATCCGGGCGGCCACCGCGTCGAACGCCGGCGGGAGTCGGTCGAGCGCGGCGCGTCCGTAGTCCCTGATCCACGCGACCGGCTCCGTGTGTTCGTGAACCGCGAGCGCGGACACCCCCGTCTCCGTCGGCCACTCGTCGGCCGCCCACTCCTCTCCCGTCGGCTCCACGTCTCCGAAGCTACCGAAGGTGGCGGCGGCGTGGACCTCCCCCAGGTACTGCCCGAAGGCACGAGCGATCTCGCGCCGTCGCACGGTGTCGAGACTCGCGAACCGCTCGTGGAGGTCGTCACCGCGCACCAGTTCGGAGATCATGTACGCGACCTCGCCGGCGACACCACCGGCGAGCACCGTCGGCACGGGGATCGACGTCGCCTCGCCGATCGTCATCGTCACGGCCGCCTCCGACCGGAGCGCGTCGACGTCGCCACCGGTCTGCACGACGACCGCTTGGTCGTCCGCAAACTCGACCACGGAGGTCGTCTTGCGGTTCCCGCGCGGAACCGGTGAAACGGACGCGACGTGTCGTTCGGGGAACGCTCGCCGTACGGCCGCCCTCGGGTCAGTCACCCGTCTCACCCGAGCACCCCAGAACGGTCTCGAACGCGTCGAGCGAATCGAGCGTCCACGTCGGGGAGTACCCCTCGTCGTCGGCGTCCGGATCGGGCCGGAGCCAGACGGAGTCCAGCCCGGCGGTGAAGGCACCGGCGACGTCGTACTTCAGGGAGTCTCCGACGTAGACGGCGTCCGCCGGCGCGACGTCGAGTGCCCCGAGCGCGCGGTCGAACGGCTCCGCGTGGGGCTTCCGGCGCGGGAGGTCCCCGGCGTACACGACCGTGTCTAACCGGTCGGCGAGTTCGAGCGTCTCGACCTTCGACGACTGCCTGCTCTGGGGGCCGTTCGTCACGAGTCCGGTTCGGGCCGTCTCGGCGGCCCGGCCGATGGCTGCCTTCGCGCCGGGTACGAACTCGACGGCGGCGTGATCGATGGCATCGAGGAGGCCCGTCGACAGCGCCACCGGGTCGACTTGCCGGTCGTGGATCGTCGCCAACCTGGCGAATCCCGTCGCGAGATACCCGACGTGGTCGTCGGGGTCCGGCGGACCGTCCAGCAGTTGCCAGAGGGCGGCCGGCTCGCCGAACGGCTCGGTCCCGACCGACTCGAAGGCCGCCTCGTACGCCGTCGTCACGTCCCCGGTCGGGCGGCAGAGCGTCCCGTCGAGGTCGAAGAGAACGGCCTCGTATCTGTTCACGTCCGTGACTTCGGCCGACCGGATATACCTGTTCGGTCGGCGGTCGGGGTCGGGGACCGCTTCCGTGCGGCGCCGAGGCTCGACTCGTGGGGCTGCTCGTCGCCGCGTTCGCCTTCGACATGATGATCGCGCGGGTCGCGCCGGCGCGGTGAGGCGGACCGCCGCGTCGGGGCCCGCGGTCGGGATCGAACCTTTGTCGACCGCGCCCGTCTCGAGGACATGGCGCGGATGGATCCCGAGGCGGTGATGCGCGCGTGGGACGAAGTGGCCGCGACGTACGCGCGGCGGCGCGACCCGGACGGCTCCGACGCCGCGCTGATCGACGACCTCCTCGCGGCCCTGCCCGCGGAGCCGCTGGTGCTCGACGTTGGCTGTGGCGACGGCGCTCGCACGCTCGCGAATCTCCCCGGCGACGCGGTCGGCCTCGACGTCTCGCGGGCGGGGCTGATCCTCGCGCGCGAGCGTGTTCCCGGGAGTCGACTGGTCCACGGCGAGATGAGCAGCCTGCCGATCCAAACCGATGGGGTCGACGGGGTCACGGCCTACCACGCCGTCTTCCACGTTCCGCGGGAGAACCACCCGACGGTGTACCGCGAACTCGCCCGAGTGCTCCGCCCCGGTGGCCGCCTGCTGATGACCCTGCCGGGCGGCCGCTACGAGACGGTTCGCCGGGGATGGATGGGCGGGGAGATGTTCTTCTCGACGCCCGGTCGGGAGACGACGCTCCGGCAGTTGCGGGACGCGGGGTTCCGGGTCGACCGGACCGTCACCGCCGATGACCCCCTCGGGAGCGGCACCGAGTTCGTCTTCGCAGCCAGGGAGGAGTGACCGCTCGTTGGGGCGCGTCGACAGCGATGGCCAGCCTCGATAGCCGGCGGTGCCGTCCTGCGCCGGTAATCGATCACGGCGGTGTCCGATCATCACCGCTCTTGTGTCCACAAGTTGGTACAGTACGCGAGCGCGGCTCTCGTCCGCACACCAGGACGCGAAGCGTCTTGGAGACGGGCGTGAATCCGACACACGTCGAATACCGAAGTCGTCACCGGACGACGTGTAGTGGCATTCTCATAATTCAATAAACATGTATGATATTCATCAACCGCGAGCGCGGAGTATCGTAGACGAGGAGAATACGATGAACAAGAATGTCGGCGGCATCGATCGCATCGCCCGTCTCATACTCGGCCCCATCCTGGTCTTGGCGGGAATCGCTGGCTACGCCGGCTTGCTCGCTCTCGCAGTCGGCCCGCTACCCCAAGCACTCACCGCGATACTCGTGTTCCTCATCGGGGCGATTCTGCTTGTCACCGGACTCGTCCAGAAGTGTCCGCTGAACCGGCTTCTGGGACTCGACACGTACCGCCAAAAGAAACGCGGCAAGTCCGAAGAACAGGCGATTATCGACCAGCGGTAGCTGCGTCTATTCGCTCCGTGGCGGTACTGCCCAGAGATGGCCAGTGAGGGCTCGATTGGAGGTCGCTTCTACTCCGGTGGTCACTCAGGTGGGCTCGAAGCTCGCGACGAAGATATCTGCTGTCTCTGACGATATGCTGGACCAGTTCTGGGTAGTAGCTGCGGATTTCAAGGGATCCGGAGCAGCGACTCCGACCTCGGTTCCCGCGACCGAGACGGGCGCCGACTGCGATCGCCGGCGGCGTTTTATGATACCGGCGCCTCCTGAGAAACGTGCTCGGAATCCGGTACTTCTCGTGCGACCGGTGCGGGCTCGTTCACTCGGACCTCGATGAGCCGGCACGCTGTGCGCGCTGTGCCAGCGATGGATTCACACCGGTCACCGCCGACCGCGGGCGAGACGAATCTTCCGCCGACGCAGCGTACTTCGCCGGATCGATGATCGACGACGACTGACCGTCGCGTTCGCCCGCCGGCGGTCTCACTCGGCGTCGACGGCGTGCTCTCGGAGCGTCTCCAGCGGGACGTCCTCCAGCACCGCCTCGTTCGTCGCCGCGAGCACGACCGGCGGCGCGACGCCGGCGGCTCGCGCCTCCTCCCAGCGGGGCAAACAGAGACACCACCGGTCACCGTCGGACAGGCCCGGAAAGCCCAGATCCGGCCGCGGGGTGATCAGGTCGTTCCCCCGGTCGCGAGCGTACCGAAGGAACTCGTCGGTGACGACCGCGCACACTTCGTGGCGCCCCGGGTCCCGGACGAGGTGGCGGCAGTGACCGTCGCGCAGATAGCCGGTCTCGGGGTCGCTGCTACACGTCTGGAGCGGTCCCCCGAGCACGTTCCCCTCGGGATCGTCTGGATCGGTCCCGCTGCCATTCGTCTGTGGATCGGTCATCTCAGATGAACGAACGGACGGGACGATGAAAAGACCGCGGCGATCGGACCCAGAGCGGTCGGGCGCCGGCCACGGCCCCCCGATCTCTCGCTCAGAACTCGTCGATCACCGGGATCCCCTCGGTCCCGAAGTCGGTCATCGCCGCCAGCTTGTCGTTCACGTCGTCCAGCGACACGGTCTCGCTGATGACGGCGCTGGGGTCGAGCTTGTCGCGGGCGACCATCCGGAAGATCTCGTCGTAGCGCGTCGGCGGCAGGCCCAACGAGCCGACGAACTCGATCTCATTCATGACCATCGCGTCGGTCGGGAGTCCCACCATCCCCTCTTCTTCGGAGGTGGTGAGCCCGATCTGCACGTGCGTGCCGCGCGTCCCGAGGCTGAGCACGGAGTTGCGGCACGTCTCGGCGATGCCGAGGGCGTCGACGGAGACGTGGCAGCCGCCGCCAGCGAGCGCCTGCACAGCCCCGGGTACGTCGTCGGCGTCGCCGGCGTTGACCGTCTCGGCGGCGCCCAGTTCCTCGGCCTTCGAGAGCTTGTCGTCGTCGAGGTCGACGGCGACGACGTTCGCACCGAGGGCGTCGGCGATGTGGACCGCCGAGAGGCCCACCCCGCCGACGCCGTGGACGGCGACCCAGTCGCCCGCCTCCACGGGCGCCCGATGAGCCAGCCCGTGGAAGGCAGTCATGAACCGGCAGCCCAGCCCCGCCATGTCGACGGAGCCGACGCCGTCGGGGAGATGGACGAGGTTGTGGTCGGCCGCCGGGACGTGAACCAGCTCGGCGAAGGCGCCGGGAACCGGCTCAACGAACCCCAGCGGCATCGGGTTCTCGCAGGTGTTCCCGTGACCGGTTCGACACTGCATGCACGTGCCGTCGCCGAGGTTGAACGGGACGGCGACGTGGTCGCCCTCGGCGAAGTTCGTCACGTCCTCGCCGACGGCGGTGACACGGCCCGCCGGCTCGTGGCCCAGGATCTGCCCGGGCTGGGGTTGAATGCCCAGCCAGTCCCAATCGCCCTGCCAGCCGTGCCAGTCCGACCGACAGATCCCGCACGCCTCGACCTCGACGACCACGCCCTTCGGCTGCGGTTCGGGATCGTCGACCTTGGTTACGTCGAGCGGTTCTCCGTGTTCGCGCAGGACTGCTGCTCGCATGACACGTGATCGTTGGTGACAATCACCATAGCTGTTCTTGTCAGTTGACTCGCTCGGCGGGGCTAGTCGACCGGCTATCAGGTGCCTCTACGACAGTCACGTCGGGCTGGCGGGTGCTGTCGGAGAGTTATCTCTCGTCGAGCGGAACGAGCGAGCGGATCGCGCGGTCGCCGGCAGTCAACGCGAGCGGGTCGTCGCGACTCACGCGACCGGGAGGTCGAGCGCGATCACTGTGCCGTCTTCGTCGGCCGATACCAGCCGCAGATCACCGCCGTGCATATCGGAGACCCACTTTACCAGCCACAAGCCCAAGCCGGACGCGTGTTGCAGTTGCGTTATCTCGTGGTCGCCGGCGACGACCGTCCACTCCGCTTCGGGGATCCCCGGCCCGTCGTCGGCGACCGCGATCCGGACCGTGTCCTCGTCCACATCCACCACCCGGATCTCGACCGTCGAGTCCGGCCCCGGCGTGCCGAATTCGACAGCGTTGTCGAGCAGTTCCGTGACGGCCCGGTGGATCGCACCGTCGTACGGGACGGAGCCGGCGACCTCGACGGCGACCCGAACGTTCGTCTCCGGTGCGATCGACTCGGCGAGCTGGCTGAGCTCGTCCTCGATCGCCGCCGGCGACTCCGGTCGCTGCTCGGCCTCACCGTCGCCGTTTCGGAGCGTCCGCTGGATCGCCTGTGCCGTCTCGCTCGTCTCGACGAGCGACCGGCTCGCCTCCTCGATCTTCGCTGCGTGCTCCGCCGCGGCCTCGGGGCTGTCCGCCGTCCGGACCAGTCCCGCCCGACCGAGGATGACGTTCGTCTGGTTTCGGAGGTTGTGCCGCAACAGCCGATGGAGCACCCGTAGGTGGGTTTCCTGCTGTTTGACCTCCGTGACGTCGGTCAGCACGACGAACGCTCGCTCGGTGCCGTCGTCACGGTAGGGAACGTTTCTGAGTAGGTAGTAGCGACGGCCGTGAGGCGTCTGAACCTCGATCTCTCGTTCGATCGCGCCGTCGGCGGCGCCGAGCCCAGCGAGGGCGTCCGCGATCGCCGTGGGGATCGACGAACGGACCGCTGACAGCGGCGCGTCCTGGAGCGTCGAGCCGTCGGTGTCGGTCAGCGCGACGAAGCGGTCGTTGACCGCGCGGACCGTGGCCTCGGCCCCCTCGAAGCTCACCTCCAAGAGCGGATCGGTGAGCGTCTCGAACAGTTCAGCGAACCGGCGACGCTGCCGCGAGGCCTCCGCTCTCGCCGTCCGGAGCTCGCGGATGTCCTGGACGGTTCCGACGACACCGTCGGCGCCGACGGCGTCGATCGAAGAGACGGTTATCCGAGCGGGGATCGCTTCGCCCCCGCGTGAGATCAACTCCGTCTCCATCGCCATCGACGCGGCGTCGGCCGCCGGATCGAGGAGGTCGTCTGCGGCCGCATTCTCCGAGAGCACGGCGGTTACGTGCGTCCCCACGAGTTCCGACCGGGTCGTCCCGAGCGTCTCCGCGAGCGACTCGGTGACGATCGTGAACTCGCCCTCGTGATCCAGCGTGAACAGCATGTCGTCTGCGGCCTCCACAGCGGCCTGATAGCGACGGCGCTCCCGGTCTTGATCGACGCGGTCGAAGACCGACCCCGCCGTCGCTGCAAGCAGTTCGAGGAACCGCTGTCCGTCGCTCGAGAACACTCCGCCGCTGCGGTGGCCGACGCTCAGGGTGCGCGTGTCGCCGATCGGGAGGTACGTCCCAGCCGCGTCCAGATCGGGGTCGATGTGGTCGAGGTCGTCGCTTCTGACGGTGCGCTTGTCGGTGAACGCCGTCCCGACGGGGCCCTCGTCGGAGTCGTACCGCGGGCGGTCCCCCAGTTGTTCGCGGACGGCGTCTGGGACCGCGACCGGCACGAGCTCGTCGGTCTCTGGATCGTGCTCTCGGACGACGGCGCTCTCGGCCTCGATCGTGTTCATGGCCACGCCGACGACCCGCTCGGCGACGCCCGCGGCCGTCGTCTCGCCGACCATTCCCTGGGTCGCCCGCAGGAGGTTGTTCAGGATTCGCTCCCGCCGACGCTGCTGGCTCACGTCGCGGAGCGTCCCGACGGTGCCGGAGAACGAGCCGTCCTCGTGGGGTCGAAGCGTCATCCGGTCCGTGCAGGGCACCCGACGGCCGTCCTTCCTGACGAGTTCGACGTCGAGCTTCGCGATCGACAGGTCGCCGTCCTCGTCTCCGGAGTAGTCTCTGAGCAGGTCTCGGAGCGCGTCTTCCGCCTCCTCGACCGTCTCGTCGTCCTTGATCCGATGGACCGACGACCCCACTAACTCTTCCTGTTCGTATCCCGTCATCTCGCACAGCGCGTCGTTGACGAACGTGAACCGTCCGTCTTCGTCGAGAATGTACACCGCGTCGCCGACGGTCTTGACGAGGTACTCGTAGAGGGCACCATCGTAGTCGAGGCCGGCGGGCGTCGCGGGCTCGTCGCCTCCCGGTTCACGTTCCACCGCCACCGGCCGCCCGTCTTCGGGGGTCGCGCCCGCGTCGCCGGGCGAGGAGAGCCGCTTGAGCTTCGCCGCGAGCAGGTCGACGTCGTCTCCGGGCTCCCAGACGACCGCGTCCGTGGCGCCCGCATCGATAGCCGCTCCGGCAACCCGCGGCTCCGGAGTCACCCAGACGACCGGTCGGTCGACGCCAACCGGGATGCGTTCGGCCTCAGTCGCGAACACGACGGCTGGCGCGTCCGCATTCCCGACCGTGTCGCCGCCGAGTTCGCCGAGTTCCCGGAGGGCGTCAAGCGGAACGCCGGCGTCCGTCGAGAGGGTGGCTACCGCTGCTTCGAGCGCCTCGAGCCGGTCACAGAACCCGTCCCCGTAGTACGGACTGACCGTCTGCGCTTCGGTACGGGTTCGGTCTACCATCTGCCGGAGTGGGGCCTCACTACCACTTGAAGCATTCGTGTGACGGAGCGTGGCGAGCCCATCGCCGGGAGCGTCGGCGTGACTCCCTCGAGTGGCCCCCGCAGACGACAAGCGAGGGCGCACCGGCGGCGACGCAGTGCCGGGCCTTGGGGGCGGTCTTGGCCCGAACACCGAAGTGCCCGCCCGCACGATTCGTCGGACGATGCCCTCCCTACTGGAGCGACTGCTCGGTGAGGACACGCCCGACGAACAGGTCGATCTCGAATCGCGCCAGGAAGCCGCCGACGAGGCGCTCCGGGCGGCGGTCGACCGCGCAGGGAACCCGGTCGAAGACTGCGGCGTCACCGCCGTCGCGGTCGTCAACGAGGGTCCCGACGGTCAGCCGGTCGTCGTCCCCGTCGCGCGCTTCTCGCTCGGCGAGGACGTCGAGACCCCGGACCGCGACCTCGCGTGGGACCTCGTCGGCGAGGCTGCCGCGGCGATGCGCGAGCCGTTCGGTGACGTGTTCGTCCGTCACTACGACGTGCAGTTCACCTTCGACGGGGACGAGCTGTTCGAGGCCGAGGAGTGTCGGCGCGTGCTGCTCTCGACCGACCTCGCGGACCGCTACGGGACGGACCCGAGCTTCTCGGCCGGGGACCTCCGCGCCGCCGTCGAGGCGGCCGACGACATCGACGACGAGGTCGCCCCCGTCGCGTGGGGCGAACCGGTCGACTACAGCCGGAGCGACGACGCCGCGGTCGTGGTCGCGGGGACGGCCGCCGCGACGGCCGCGAGCGCGAGCGCCGCCAGTTGCGCGGGCGCCGGCGCGGCAGCGGGCGCGGGTGGCGGCGCCTGCTGACCGTCGCAACGCGATCGACCGCTGGTCGCCCGGCGCCGTCGCCCGCCCGTTCCGCCGCACTGCTTATTCTCGCGCCGCCGCTAGCTCCTCCGATGCCACCGACAACGCCCTCCGATCTCCCCTCGGACGGCACGCCCGCGCTCTCCGTCGAGGGACTCTCGAAGCGCTTCGGCGCCGGGGCCGACGCCGTCCGCGCGGTCGACGACGTCTCGTTCGCGATCGAGCGCGGGTCGGTCGTGGGGCTGCTCGGTCCCAACGGCGCCGGCAAGACGACGCTGATCAAGTCGGTGCTCGGGACGGTGCTCCCCGACGAGGGGACCGTCCGCGTCCTCGGCCGCGACGTGACCGACGGGCGGCGGGCGGCCTACGCGGACGTGGGCGCGATGCTGGAGGGCGCCCGAAACGACTACTGGCGGCTGACGGTCAGAGAGAACCTCCGCTACTTCGCGACGATCGGCGGCGTCGCCCCCGACTCGGTCGCCGACCGTCACGAGCGACTGCTCGACCGGCTCGACTTGGCGGACAAAGCGGACACGCCGGTCCGCGAGCTGTCCCGCGGGATGAAACAGAAGGTGTCGTTGGCGAGCGTGCTCGCGGGCGACGCGGAGCTGGTGTTCCTCGACGAGCCGACGCTCGGTCTCGATGTGGAGGGCTCCCGGACGCTCAGGCGGGAGATCCGCCGGCTCGCCGAGGAGGAGGACCTCACGGTCGTCGTGAGCAGCCACGACATGCGCGTCATCGAGGACGTTTGCGACCGCGTGATCGTCATGTCGGAAGGGTCGGTCGTTGCCGACGACGCCGTCGAGCGACTGCTCGGGGCCGTCGACGACTCCCGCCTCCGGATCGCGAGCACGGACCTCTCGCCGTCGACGATCGACGACCTGCGCGACCGGTTCGACGTCGCCGACGCGGACGCGGCCGCCGACCCGCCGACCGTGGAGGTGCGGACCGACGGCGACGCCGTGTACGATCTGTTCGACGCGCTGCGCGCGGCTGACGTGACGCTCGACGGGATCGACACCGTCGAGCCCAGTCTGGAGGACGTGTTCGTGCAACTGACCGGCGCGGACGCCGAGGGTTCGCGGGGACCCGGTTCGGACGAGGAACGCGGGCGGGCGGCTGGCCGACTGGCGGCCGCGGTCGGCGACGGCGGGGGTCGACGTGACGGCAACCGACGCCGCTGGCGACCCGCCGACGGACGCGTCAACCGCCGCCGCCGGAGACGCATCCCCGGCCGGCGATAGTCCGCCCCCGGCTGGCGACGACCCGCGGCCGGCGACGTTCCTCGACCTCGCTCGGGCGGTCCTCTACCGAGAGTTCCTGATCTTCCTTCGGTATCCGGCGAACGCGATCGGGGGGATCGTCATCTCCCTGGTGTTCTTCGGGCTGTTGTTCTTCGGCGGGCGGCTCCTGGCGGGGCAGGCGCTCGCGGACTCGCTGTCGGGGATCATCGTCGGCTACTTCCTGTGGACGCTGGCGGTGGGCGCGTACTCCTCCGTGTCCAACGACATCTCCAGCGAAGTTCAGTGGGGGACCTTGGAACGACACGTCACCACGCCGTTCGGGTTCGCGCCCGTCGCGCTGCTCAAGGGGGTCGCGAAGGTGGTCCGAACGTTCCTCACCTCCGCAGTCGTGCTGGCGGTGATGCTCGTCATGACGGGAACGTCACTGCAGATCGCGCCCGTGACGGTCGTCGTCATCGCGGGCCTGGCGATCGTCTCCGTGTTGGGGCTCGGATTCGCCGCAGGCGGCGTCACCGTGTTGTACAAGCGGGTCGGCAACTGGCTGAACCTCCTGCAGTTCGGCTTCGTTGTGCTCGTCTCCGCGCCGGTGTTCGATCAGCCGTGGCTGCGGGCGCTGCCGCTGGCCCACGGGAGCGCGATGCTCCAGCGGGCGATGGTCGACGGCGTCCGCCTGTGGGAGTTTCCGCTCGCGGATCTCGCGCTGCTGATCGGCGTCGCCGTCGGCTACCTGGCGGGCGGCTACGTCGTCTTCCACTACGCGACTCGACGGGCGCGCCGCCTCGGCGTGCTCGGTGACTACTGATCGGGCGCAACGTTCAGGCTCGCTCGGCCACTCACTGTCGACAACCCGTGGCGCCCGATCCCGACAGCGACACCGCGGACGGCACCGACGCACACACTCCTGTCCACACTGACGCCGATGACTCCCGGAGTGAGCCCGACCGGAGCGTGTTCTCCGGCGGAACGCTCTCGGATCTGTTCGTCAACGCGGTCCCGGTCGCGATGCTCGTTGCGTTCGTCGTCGGGTTCGGGGTGCTCGCCCCCGGCAACCTCGACTCCGACCCGCTTCTCGGCTTTCACGCCGCGCTGATCGCCGGCGTCGTCCTCGTCAGCGCCGTCGCCGCCCGTGCCGTCGTCGCCGGCGGCGGCGACCTCGACGGCGACCGCGAGATCGACCTGTACGACCCGGACGAACGCGACGACGCGGGCGACGGCCCGGGCGACCGCGACGGGGAGCGCGATCCAGCGGACAGCGACGACGACGGTGGCGACGGTCCCGTGCCGGACGACCCAGCCGGCACGGGCCACTCCGCCGGTTCCGGCGACGCTGACAGCACTGGCGACTCCCGCGACGACGGGCTCCCTCGCCACAACCCCTAACCCGGTCGCGCCGGTACGGACAGTACCATGACCTTCGACCCGATGGACCAGGGAATCGACGCCGAGGAGGCGCACGAGCGCACGACCGACGCGATCGCCGACAACGAGGTGGTGTTGTTCATGAAGGGGAGCCCTCGGATGCCCCAGTGCGGCTACTCGAAGCGCGCGATCGGGCTGATCAGCCAGTACCGCGACGACGTGGCGACGGTGGACGCCCTCGCGAACCTCGACGCCTTCCGCGAGGCCCTGGAGGCCGAGAGCGGCTGGGAGACGATCCCGCAGACGTTCGTCGACGGCGAGTTCGTCGGCGGCAGCGACATCCTCGCGGAACTGGACGAGCGGGGCGAACTCGCGGAGACGCTCAACGCGGACGCTGACGCCGGTACAGACGCCGACGCAGCCGTCGACGGCGACGGAGAGACGGCGACGGACGCACCGTTCTAACCCCGTTCGTCTCCTCCGTCAGATGCCCCAGATGACGGCGATACCGGCGGTTGCGACGACCGCGAGGAGCAACTGGAGCGGGCCGCCCACCCGCAGGAAGTCTGTGAACTCGTAGCCGCCGGGGCCGTACACCATGAGGTTCGTCTGGTAGCCGACGGGCGTCATGAACGAGGTCGCGGACGCGAACATCACCGCCAGGAGGAACGCGAACTCGTTGGCGCCGAGGCGAGCGGCCGTGGTGACGCCGACCGGGATCAGCAACACCGCCGTCGCTACCGGCGTGATGACGCTGGCGAGGACGCCGGCGATCGCGTACAGGAGGAACAGCACGCCGATCGGCGGGAGGACCTCGCCGGTCGCGACGAGAAACGCCGAGACGGCGGCTGCCCCGCCCGTGGACTCGAGCGCGATCCCGAGCGGGATGACGCCCGCCAGCAGAAAGATGACGTTCCACGAGACGGCGTCGTACGCGTCGCCGCTCGTCAGACACCCGGTGACGACCATCGCGACGACGCCGGCCAGTGCTGCGATCACGATCGGGAGCACGTCGAGGGCGGCGAGCGCGACGACGCCGCCGAGAATGCCGACGGCGATCGG contains:
- a CDS encoding HAD family hydrolase — protein: MNRYEAVLFDLDGTLCRPTGDVTTAYEAAFESVGTEPFGEPAALWQLLDGPPDPDDHVGYLATGFARLATIHDRQVDPVALSTGLLDAIDHAAVEFVPGAKAAIGRAAETARTGLVTNGPQSRQSSKVETLELADRLDTVVYAGDLPRRKPHAEPFDRALGALDVAPADAVYVGDSLKYDVAGAFTAGLDSVWLRPDPDADDEGYSPTWTLDSLDAFETVLGCSGETGD
- a CDS encoding DUF2237 family protein, translated to MTDPQTNGSGTDPDDPEGNVLGGPLQTCSSDPETGYLRDGHCRHLVRDPGRHEVCAVVTDEFLRYARDRGNDLITPRPDLGFPGLSDGDRWCLCLPRWEEARAAGVAPPVVLAATNEAVLEDVPLETLREHAVDAE
- a CDS encoding PAS domain S-box protein; amino-acid sequence: MVDRTRTEAQTVSPYYGDGFCDRLEALEAAVATLSTDAGVPLDALRELGELGGDTVGNADAPAVVFATEAERIPVGVDRPVVWVTPEPRVAGAAIDAGATDAVVWEPGDDVDLLAAKLKRLSSPGDAGATPEDGRPVAVEREPGGDEPATPAGLDYDGALYEYLVKTVGDAVYILDEDGRFTFVNDALCEMTGYEQEELVGSSVHRIKDDETVEEAEDALRDLLRDYSGDEDGDLSIAKLDVELVRKDGRRVPCTDRMTLRPHEDGSFSGTVGTLRDVSQQRRRERILNNLLRATQGMVGETTAAGVAERVVGVAMNTIEAESAVVREHDPETDELVPVAVPDAVREQLGDRPRYDSDEGPVGTAFTDKRTVRSDDLDHIDPDLDAAGTYLPIGDTRTLSVGHRSGGVFSSDGQRFLELLAATAGSVFDRVDQDRERRRYQAAVEAADDMLFTLDHEGEFTIVTESLAETLGTTRSELVGTHVTAVLSENAAADDLLDPAADAASMAMETELISRGGEAIPARITVSSIDAVGADGVVGTVQDIRELRTARAEASRQRRRFAELFETLTDPLLEVSFEGAEATVRAVNDRFVALTDTDGSTLQDAPLSAVRSSIPTAIADALAGLGAADGAIEREIEVQTPHGRRYYLLRNVPYRDDGTERAFVVLTDVTEVKQQETHLRVLHRLLRHNLRNQTNVILGRAGLVRTADSPEAAAEHAAKIEEASRSLVETSETAQAIQRTLRNGDGEAEQRPESPAAIEDELSQLAESIAPETNVRVAVEVAGSVPYDGAIHRAVTELLDNAVEFGTPGPDSTVEIRVVDVDEDTVRIAVADDGPGIPEAEWTVVAGDHEITQLQHASGLGLWLVKWVSDMHGGDLRLVSADEDGTVIALDLPVA
- a CDS encoding class I SAM-dependent methyltransferase gives rise to the protein MDPEAVMRAWDEVAATYARRRDPDGSDAALIDDLLAALPAEPLVLDVGCGDGARTLANLPGDAVGLDVSRAGLILARERVPGSRLVHGEMSSLPIQTDGVDGVTAYHAVFHVPRENHPTVYRELARVLRPGGRLLMTLPGGRYETVRRGWMGGEMFFSTPGRETTLRQLRDAGFRVDRTVTADDPLGSGTEFVFAAREE
- a CDS encoding YgaP family membrane protein, which codes for MNKNVGGIDRIARLILGPILVLAGIAGYAGLLALAVGPLPQALTAILVFLIGAILLVTGLVQKCPLNRLLGLDTYRQKKRGKSEEQAIIDQR
- a CDS encoding zinc-dependent alcohol dehydrogenase family protein, with the translated sequence MRAAVLREHGEPLDVTKVDDPEPQPKGVVVEVEACGICRSDWHGWQGDWDWLGIQPQPGQILGHEPAGRVTAVGEDVTNFAEGDHVAVPFNLGDGTCMQCRTGHGNTCENPMPLGFVEPVPGAFAELVHVPAADHNLVHLPDGVGSVDMAGLGCRFMTAFHGLAHRAPVEAGDWVAVHGVGGVGLSAVHIADALGANVVAVDLDDDKLSKAEELGAAETVNAGDADDVPGAVQALAGGGCHVSVDALGIAETCRNSVLSLGTRGTHVQIGLTTSEEEGMVGLPTDAMVMNEIEFVGSLGLPPTRYDEIFRMVARDKLDPSAVISETVSLDDVNDKLAAMTDFGTEGIPVIDEF
- a CDS encoding phosphotransferase family protein, which gives rise to MVEFADDQAVVVQTGGDVDALRSEAAVTMTIGEATSIPVPTVLAGGVAGEVAYMISELVRGDDLHERFASLDTVRRREIARAFGQYLGEVHAAATFGSFGDVEPTGEEWAADEWPTETGVSALAVHEHTEPVAWIRDYGRAALDRLPPAFDAVAARIRRRLDEAAADAVRDAAGRASEPVLFPWDLRPGNALVDEGGVAAVLDWESPMVAPAALAVAKVEYLVVDWYLDDPSAERAAFRAGYETVRRSPDIDPLSRALAIADSAVDSTGTVTNPMYPELDREAAISFHRTALARTR